ATCCCGCGAACAGTTCACCCACCCCACCACCCAGAAAGTGTTCCCCTACGTCCGGCTGACCATGGCCCCGCTCACCCTGGCCCTGATGGACACCACCGCCATCGAAACCATGGTCGCCACCATGAAAAAAGCCCACAAACTCGCCATCGCAACGTTCGACGACGGCGAAGAGTTCTCCCGCAACTCCGAAGCACCCAGCTGGCGACCCCGAGCCCAACACCGGTTCAAAATCACCGGCACCGGATGGCTCACCAGCGGCCCCGTCCCACCCGCCGACCAGCACTAACACCGGTTATCCCCAGACCCGAACCTATCCACACAACCGGGTCTGGGGACCCACATATGCCGCGCGGCCCGAGGGGCCGCGCGGCATCCTTGTCACCACCACAACCACTCACCGACAAGGACACCTCACCAATGATCTGCTGGAGCATCACCGCACACACCAACACCCACCTCGACAACGGCATCCTCGACGCCGGCGCCGAAACCACCTACACCGACGCCCACCACGCCGCCGGCGACGCCGCACTCGCTGCGCTCGCCGACCTCGTCGACCAAGAACCCCACGCCATCCCATTCCTCAGCATCAGCATCGACGACAACCCACTCCTCCTCGCCTGCACCAGCAAAGACGAACACGGCAACGTCGACCACGCCGCACTCGCCGCCGCAGCCACCCACGTCCGAGACACCGGCACCGCCTACACACCAGAACCAACGCTCTACTAGCAGCCCGGCTGCGCGGTGAGACGGGACTGTTTCGTAATCGGTGTTTCGGCCCGACACGCTGGGTGAATGCCCGGCGGGGAAGGTGCCGTGATGACGACACTGGATGATGTGACCAAGAAGAAATCGACAGCACCGTCGGCCGAGGAGGCGGCGGCAGCGGAGCTGGTGCGTTTAGCGAAGGAGCAGGGCCTGTCGTTGACGGGTCCGGATGGGCTGCTCAAGCAGTTCACGAAAACGGTCCTCGAGACCGCGCTGAATGAGGAGATGACCGAGCATCTCGGGCACGGGAAGAACGAGGCGCAGCCGGATCGGACGACGACGAACATTCGCAATGGGACCCGGTCAAAGACGGTCCTGACCGAGACCACCGGCCACGTCCCGATCGAGGTCCCCCGGGATCGCGAGGGGACGTTCGAACCGCAGATCGTGAAGAAACGACAGAGGCGGCTCAATGGTGTTGATGAAGTGGTGTTGTCGTTGTACGCCAAGGGGTTAACGACCGGGGAGATCAGCGCTCACTTCGCTGAAATCTACGGTGCATCGGTCTCGAAGGAGACGATCTCGCGGATCACCGACAAGGTGATCGAGGAGATGCAGGACTGGTCGGCACGTCCGCTCGATGAGGTGTATGCGGCAGTCTTCATCGACGCCATTGTGGTCAAAGTCCGCGACGGTCAGGTGGCCAATCGGCCGATCTATGCAGCTATCGGGGTAAGCCTGGATGGGCGGCGTGACGTTCTCGGGTTGTGGGCCGGCACGGGAGGCGAGGGCGCCAAGTTTTGGATGTCGGTGCTCACCGACATCCGTAACCGCGGCACCAGGGACGTGTTTTTCTTGGTCTGTGATGGCCTCAAGGGTCTTCCGGAGGTGGTCGAGCATGTGTGGCCGGCCACCACGGTTCAGACCTGTGTCGTCCACTTGATCCGGAACACCTTTCGCCTCTCAGCCCGTCAGCACTGGGACGCCATCAAACGGGACCTCAAACCCATCTACACCGCGCCGAGTGAGCCGGCGGCACGAGCGGCGTTCGATGATCTGGCCGAGCACTGGGGCACGCGGTATCCGGCGATCATCCGGCTGTGGGACAACGCGTGGGAGGAGTTCATCCCGTTCCTCGACTACGACACCGAGATACGGCGAGTTATATGCTCTACCAACGCCATTGAATCCTTGAATGCTCGCTATCGGCGTGCGGTGAAAGCTCGCGGCCATTTCCCCAGCGAGCAAGCCGCGCTCAAATGCCTGTACCTGGTGACCCGTTCACTGGACCCGACCGGCAAAGGTCAGGCACGATGGATCACACGGTGGAAACCCGCTCTCAATGCCTTCGCGATCACGTTCGCGGACCGTTGGCCCGGATCAGAAACCTACTAATGAAAACGGCCGAAACACCGTTAACGGGATAGTCCCGGTGAGACAGATACGGCACCGCCCACAGCGGGAGGGACTATTCGGAAAATCGACCTCAGTCACCCCGCCGCTGTTAGCGATCTGCTGGTGACACATCGCAGTACTTAGTGAAGGGTGGAGAGATGGACCGTGTGGAGCGTTTCGTTGTGCAGGTATCCGAGTCGAACCGCCTACTGCACCAAGGAGGACTGGCCCGTTGGCGAATCAGTTTGATGCTCCTCGACAACACGGCTGAGTTGCTCCTGAAGCGCGAATGCGACAGCAGACTAGCTTGGAACAGTTACCGACCGAGTTCTCTCAAAAGGGTTGAGGAGGCGATCAACCGGGGCGAAACCGAGGAGGAGCCCTTCCCCTTCGATGATGAAGACGAGCCCCCACGCCTACTCGCGGACGTACGAGCCGAACTCCAACGCGAACTGGCCTCACCTGACGAGGTAGAGAGAATCGAACGCGAGTTCGGGCCGAAAGTTGCATATCTTCAACGCAATTTGTTCCTCACCCCGTCTCACGCTGCGGTGATCAAACGCAGCGCTCGGAGGCTCCTCGAACTGGACCGCGAGATCAAAGACGCCGACAAAACAATCGTTACCCGGTTCCGCAGCCATCGGTGGGCACGAAGCATCGAGTCGATTCCGGGAATTGGCCCCACCCTCGGTGCGGAGTTTGTCGTTGCCACCGGCGGCCGGTTGGAGGCGTTCGGTTCCAGCGGCCGGCTGGCTTCCTATGCCGGATTAGTGCCGATCCCTCAAGACTCGGGACGTGTGAGCGGCAACCTGCGGCGGCCGAGGCGCTATAACCGGCGGCTGCGGTGGGTGTTTTACCTGGCTGCGTTCGCCAGCCTGGCCGCCAAAGGCGAGTCGTGGGTGTTCTACCACCGAAAACGTGCTGAAGGGCGCAAACACAACCAGGCAATTACCTGTCTGGCGCGGCGACTTGTCGACGTCGCGTGGGCGTTGATCCGCGATGATCGCGAGTTCACGCCTGGGCGTGCCACATCGGCGGTACGAGCAGCAGCGTGAGTTATGCATTAGGGATCCCACGCTTGTGGCTGCGTCGCCCTTTCCCATCCGTGTGATGCCTTCGCTCGACATTGGAAACCTCACAAGGTACGGGCACACGAGTTGCTGACCGGGGATGAGAAGCGTCTGTAGCGGCCCGGCAGTATGGACTGCGACGACAACTTCTGTGCGCGCGCCGGTCATGGACCTCGGTGGCCTCTTAGTGGTCGACACCGTGGCGTTTGGTGGGCTGGTGTTGGTGGGCGGTCCAGCTACGCAGGAGGTTCAGGGCGTCCATGGAGGGTGTTGCGGGTTCGGGTAGGTAGGTGGTGAGGCTGAGGTCAGGTGTGGTGGTCAAAGCGAGTCTTTGGTAGGCGATGGTCATTTCCCCGACGATGGGGTGGTTGATGCGTTTGGTGCCGGCTGCGTGAATGCGTACGGTGTGTCCGCCCCACCAGGTGCGGAATTCTCCACTGCGAGTGGCGAGTTCGCCGATGAGAGCGGTGAGGTTGCGGTTGGTTGGGTCCTGTCCGGCGAGCAGGCGTAGCGAGGACACCACGCCGCGGGCGCTGGTCTCCCAGTCGGGGTAGAAGGTGCGGGACCGCTCGTCGAGAAACAGGTAGCGGGTGTGGTTCAACGGCGGCGCGTCGGCGGGAAAGAGGTCGGGGAACAGTGCTCGTCCGAGTTCGTTGGAGGCGATCGGGTCGCCCAGTTCGGTCATCGCGAGGGTCGGAACGTCGCGCATGGTGTCGATGAGTTGGGCGACCGGGGCGGGTACGCGGGGCTGGGGCTTGCTGCGGGGCGTGCGGCGTGGACCGCTGGCTGATCGGGCCAGGTCGAACAGGTGGGTTGTCTCGGCTTCGTCGAGCTGTAGCGCGCGTACTAGTGCGAACAGCACACTGTCGGAGACGCCGCTGAGGTCGCCGCGCTCCATCCGCGTGTAATAGGCGGTACTTACTCCGGCGAGCTGGGCAACTTCCTCGCGGCGTAAACCGGGGACCCGCCGTTCTCCCCCGAAGACCGTCAAGCCGGCC
This region of Williamsia sp. DF01-3 genomic DNA includes:
- a CDS encoding helix-turn-helix transcriptional regulator, encoding MSSKREDVQQFLTALRGRITPEQAGLTVFGGERRVPGLRREEVAQLAGVSTAYYTRMERGDLSGVSDSVLFALVRALQLDEAETTHLFDLARSASGPRRTPRSKPQPRVPAPVAQLIDTMRDVPTLAMTELGDPIASNELGRALFPDLFPADAPPLNHTRYLFLDERSRTFYPDWETSARGVVSSLRLLAGQDPTNRNLTALIGELATRSGEFRTWWGGHTVRIHAAGTKRINHPIVGEMTIAYQRLALTTTPDLSLTTYLPEPATPSMDALNLLRSWTAHQHQPTKRHGVDH
- a CDS encoding IS256 family transposase, which translates into the protein MTTLDDVTKKKSTAPSAEEAAAAELVRLAKEQGLSLTGPDGLLKQFTKTVLETALNEEMTEHLGHGKNEAQPDRTTTNIRNGTRSKTVLTETTGHVPIEVPRDREGTFEPQIVKKRQRRLNGVDEVVLSLYAKGLTTGEISAHFAEIYGASVSKETISRITDKVIEEMQDWSARPLDEVYAAVFIDAIVVKVRDGQVANRPIYAAIGVSLDGRRDVLGLWAGTGGEGAKFWMSVLTDIRNRGTRDVFFLVCDGLKGLPEVVEHVWPATTVQTCVVHLIRNTFRLSARQHWDAIKRDLKPIYTAPSEPAARAAFDDLAEHWGTRYPAIIRLWDNAWEEFIPFLDYDTEIRRVICSTNAIESLNARYRRAVKARGHFPSEQAALKCLYLVTRSLDPTGKGQARWITRWKPALNAFAITFADRWPGSETY